A part of Cryptococcus gattii WM276 chromosome G, complete sequence genomic DNA contains:
- a CDS encoding Hypothetical protein (Similar to TIGR gene model, INSD accession AAW44812.1; CNG04410), with product MPDILNQSPATPSSALHATHVLHLPKDRIYIHRYALSAAPGASIKDVVEDKLEKFWRDIADRAENGKGMLETPVAAIVGQIERELWCFTCKDDGIWPPDGINEIQPPLPPLVPLDLLSCPDHSSSYKCLSESSCDVTLNLEGETGKAWGLLANALIETLAWKAGSRIILRDSGVVPFTPPFKPSLYPFTSSSLLLSLLPSPSPTSSSPLYPTATHTLLPLSLPSVLVSTALTPTPAQIARLNQTFDTLLGPAWKTGREQRVAREFVFGSDVEAETISEMQEKGGEEEGWGVFWVPLLKKGSESEEKGVLTVWPVHLALPRLSDASTPNFSLGHNNSSATTTPLPSTQLKQFGGREEREQGLMQIAHSLFDFFTSYREPSVPPEGDGGQVDDQDPDHDNEAGLVDNDAEMNETDGEGSNLRETGADARSDIKMEPSPKEGSDIDDLFSSPSPTSTPIVNMSSQSQSNKSPQPQQVQDQSNNVQNGEVDFMSSLVSVQDPSPPSRSQMMRIRDREREREVEVEITEDDFAFFDSPVPEEGDGIGMDVDMRMDGGVNQSLLDGAVDHRGETGEEPLIEQGKGILTEEMMKPASPKSAMAGQGDLMLVPLVRNDMEVDGILPEPLPLPPVKTATKESPSSQPPVPFQPPTPPTILKASPKAPEQLVSQSPNLTSPSIPLVHAVASNNSLVPLSFQPLPLLPSSHSSSSYPYGNTYGYAPPSPASTPESSILARLASYQTQYQTRPGFEAPFASQDQEATGRLSSKRKSTYADAWFPLSGGNDDGDGEDGEENDMDSQAYTCPPTPISQMEEMATEVESDAGLGGTGGVTGIDVDSRATGLTGMKDQERDSKEDDGEIEWKGVKCIGSEWVVLRDQPGLVQVKKNTESEIGWKVESVWDEAWGTLPSAVSGKNDNVKAKEKLKEKEVKDVNWTKVVQEIITNRALRKSVLDSEDEHEQSAAWMGSLLEGDPLCEVFGTDVLPVNLPQPQVNAASPSTPHIIRLSIAALSYWSQLGLEPQGGKKDVKIFIVCRDSDEALGKMLGEGVKLSWEEERFGKAEFSGIVKGKMEDFGELATGITDQSNGSVNTIVNTIVCLLTPPSQIPLNIYSSPVPNSPNTLFIPVPTPTNPSISFVHEQYLILGHTAYDRLPTLLRPVYVRGEPLRVSEEDEWMQCPAWVLARKEAVKPEFVMTWPVDEYDVLNRWRMWHICYDVVSSSSPGPDAVVVWVGDDRGETGHVRVFEDVGGWKEGMEMICAYGREIAGRWNLEWRLSVCRAGIMAKEELQAWKDILKGKTWPITLLTSETPSPLNPSDQMTPPKVRTIANIGPSILSDSSTRIIDIALSAQLTILPLPLPLELSSDKGSPQTIYPRRTFLLTTHALSVSQHYTTKYHILSHQAPDGRKNQEDGGIVAEIAEEYHRLGCLARERWEGQGWLDTVRWGKALLEKR from the exons ATGCCCGATATCCTCAACCAGTCCCCTGCGACGCCCTCCTCAGCCCTCCACGCAACTCACGTCCTCCACCTCCCAAAAGATCGCATCTACATACATCGCTACGCCCTCTCTGCAGCCCCTGGTGCGAGTATCAAAGATGTAGTGGAGGACAAGCTGGAGAAATTCTGGAGGGATATTGCGGACAGAGCTGAGAATGGGAAAGGAATGCTGGAAACACCTGTAGCTGCGATCGTTGGGCAAATCGAACGAGAGTTATGGTGCTTTACCTGCAAAGACGATGGTATATGGCCACCCGATGGGATAAATG AGATCCAACCACCCCTTCCCCCTCTTGTCCCTCTCGATCTCCTCTCATGCCCTGACCACTCATCCTCATACAAATGTCTTTCCGAATCCTCGTGTGACGTTACTCTCAACCTGGAAGGCGAGACCGGCAAAGCATGGGGACTGTTGGCAAACGCATTAATCGAAACTCTTGCATGGAAAGCAGGCAGCCGTATAATACTGAGAGACTCGGGCGTCGTTCC CTTCACACCGCCTTTCAAACCTTCCCTCTACCCATTCACATCTAGCTCTCTCCTTTTATCCCTCCTCCCTTCTCCGTCCCCAACTTCATCATCACCACTATATCCGACTGCTACTCATACACTGCTTCCCTTATCCCTCCCATCCGTCCTTGTCTCCACTGCCCTTACACCCACTCCAGCGCAAATCGCCCGCTTAAACCAAACATTCGACACTCTCCTTGGACCGGCATGGAAAACAGGTAGAGAGCAGAGGGTGGCCAGGGAATTTGTCTTTGGATCTGACGTGGAGGCAGAGACAATATCGGAGATGCAAGAAAAAggtggggaagaagaaggatggggaGTGTTCTGGGTGCCTCTTTTGAAAAAAGGCTCTGAAAGTGAAGAGAAGGGAGTATTGACAGTTTGGCCGGTACACCTGGCCCTACCTCGTCTTTCAGATGCTTCTACTCCCAACTTCTCACTCGGCCATAATAATTCCTCGGCAACAACCACACCTCTCCCATCCACACAGCTGAAACAGTTTGGCgggagagaagaaagagaacAGGGGCTAATGCAAATTGCTCATTCTTTGTTTGACTTTTTTACTTCCTATCGCGAACCGTCCGTCCCACctgaaggagatggaggacAAGTGGACGATCAAGATCCTGATCATGATAATGAGGCCGGTCTGGTGGACAACGACGCTGAAATGAACGAAACGGATGGAGAGGGATCAAACTTGCGAGAAACCGGAGCGGATGCGAGAAGCGATATCAAGATGGAACCATCCCCGAAGGAAGGATCAGATATAGATGATCTCTTCTCATCACCCTCGCCTACCTCCACACCCATCGTCAACATGTCTTCGCAGTCCCAATCCAACAAATCCCCACAACCACAGCAAGTTCAAGATCAGAGCAACAATGTACAAAATGGAGAGGTAGATTTTATGAGTTCCCTTGTATCGGTACAGGATCCAAGTCCTCCATCGCGAAGCCAGATGATGAGGATACGAGAcagagagagagagagggaggTTGAAGTTGAGATTACGGAGGATGATTTCGCGTTTTTCGATTCGCCAGTCCCAGAAGAAGGGGATGGAATCGGAATGGACGTGGATATGAGAATGGATGGTGGGGTCAATCAATCTTTATTGGACGGTGCGGTTGATCATAGGGGTGAGACTGGCGAAGAGCCGTTGATAGAACagggaaagggaatccTGACCGAAGAGATGATGAAACCCGCTAGCCCTAAGTCTGCAATGGCTGGACAGGGTGACTTGATGTTGGTGCCTCTGGTCAGAAATGACATGGAAGTGGATGGGATTCTGCCAGAACCGCTACCCTTACCACCGGTGAAAACAGCGACAAAAGAATCGCCATCTAGTCAACCTCCTGTACCATTCCAGCCCCCGACGCCTCCCACGATACTCAAAGCATCTCCCAAAGCGCCTGAACAACTTGTATCTCAATCCCCCAATCTGACCTCTCCCTCCATTCCTTTAGTACATGCCGTCGCATCAAATAACTCTCTTGTCCCATTATCGTTCCAACCCTTACCGCTACTACCTTCCTCACATTCCTCGTCCTCATACCCGTACGGCAATACCTATGGCTATGCGCCTCCATCCCCTGCTTCTACACCCGAGTCTTCAATTCTCGCTCGCCTTGCGTCTTATCAGACACAGTATCAAACTCGACCAGGGTTTGAGGCACCTTTCGCCTCTCAAGATCAGGAGGCGACTGGCAGACTATCATCCAAACGTAAATCAACGTACGCTGATGCATGGTTCCCACTCTCGGGGGGTAATGACGATGGCgatggagaggatggtgaagaaAATGATATGGACTCACAGGCGTATACGTGTCCCCCAACCCCGATCTCCCAAATGGAGGAGATGGCGACGGAAGTAGAGTCTGATGCTGGCTTGGGCGGCACAGGTGGGGTTACAGGGATAGACGTCGATTCCAGAGCAACAGGCCTGACGGGAATGAAAGACCAGGAAAGAGACAGcaaagaggatgatgggGAGATTGAGTGGAAAGGGGTGAAATGTATCGGCTCTGAATGGGTGGTTCTCAGGGACCAGCCCGGCTTGGTGCAAGTTAAGAAGAACACTGAAAGTGAGATTGGGTGGAAGGTGGAGAGCGTCTGGGATGAAGCGTGGGGAACGCTTCCTTCGGCTGTATCTGGAAAGAATGACAATGTCAAAGCTAAGGAAAAGttgaaagagaaagaggtgaAGGATGTGAACTGGACCAAGGTGGTGCAAGAGATCATTACCAACAGGGCTTTGAGAAAGTCAGTACTGGATTCTGAGGACGAGCATGAGCAGAGTGCAGCGTGGATGGGGAGTTTATTAGAGGGTGACCCTTTGTGTGAGGTATTCGGAA CAGATGTCTTGCCCGTGAATCTCCCTCAACCGCAAGTAAACGCCGCGTCGCCTTCGACACCGCACATCATTCGCCTCTCAATCGCCGCCCTGTCTTATTGGTCACAACTTGGACTTGAGCCCCAAGGGGGCAAGAAAGATGTGAAGATCTTCATTGTTTGTCGTGACAGTGATGAGGCGCTGGGTAAAATGTTGGGGGAAGGTGTGAAGCTGAGttgggaggaagagagattTGGGAAGGCCGAGTTTAGTGGCATTGTCAAGGGCAAGATGGAGGATTTTGGAGAGCTAGCTA CTGGAATTACTGATCAGTCTAACGGCTCGGTAAACACTATTGTAAACACTATTGTGTGCCTCCTCACCCCTCCTTCCCAAATTCCGCTAAACATATATTCTTCCCCTGTCCCTAATTCACCCAATACTTTATTTATCCCCGTTCCCACCCCCACCAACCCATCTATTTCGTTCGTCCATGAACAGTACCTAATCCTTGGGCACACAGCCTACGATCGCCTCCCCACGCTTCTTCGTCCCGTCTACGTCCGTGGCGAACCATTGCGTGTTTCagaggaagatgaatgGATGCAATGCCCAGCATGGGTTTTGGcaaggaaggaagctgTAAAGCCAGAATTTGTCATGACTTGGCCTGTGGACGAGTATGATGTCTTGAATCGGTGGAGAATGTGGCATATCTGTTATGATGTtgtctcttcctcttctcctgGGCCAGATGCGGTTGTCGTGTGGGTGGGAGACGATAGAGGGGAAACCGGACATGTGAGAGTCTTTGAGGATGTTGGGGGATGGAAAGAGGGAATGGAAATGATTTGTGCGTATGGGAGAGAAATCGCGGGTAGGTGGAATTTGGAGTGGAGGCTTAGCGTCTGTCGAGCTGGGATAATGGCGAAGGAGGAACTACAAG CCTGGAAAGATATCCTCAAAGGCAAAACTTGGCCAATTACACTTTTGACCAGTGAAACACCATCTCCATTGAATCCGTCAGACCAGATGACCCCTCCAAAGGTACGGACGATCGCAAATATCGGCCCTTCCATCCTTTCCGACTCATCAACTCGTATTATCGACATCGCGTTATCTGCACAACTTACGATCCTCCCATTACCTCTTCCCCTCGAACTCTCATCAGACAAGGGGAGTCCCCAGACGATATACCCTCGGCGGACATTTCTTTTGACAACGCATGCGTTAAGTGTGTCTCAACATTACACAACCAAATACCACATTTTAAGTCACCAAGCTCCCGACGGAAGAAAGAATCAGGAAGATGGTGGGATAGTAGCAGAGATAGCAGAAGAATATCATAGGCTTGGGTGTTTGGCAAGAGAACGATGGGAAGGACAAGGCTGGTTGGATACAGTAAGATGGGGCAAGGCACTATTGGAAAAGAGATGA
- a CDS encoding Hypothetical protein (Similar to TIGR gene model, INSD accession AAW44811.1; CNG04390) — translation MLISPAKIHACLSALLSSTPTSGPHTALLITPQGQLISAASIPEDEDENEGSGEGEEGDGVAETGGMIAEELYLDPPARLRLLLGLASQWNQGESPKMECEIGRLHFTFLPLPPADAPSPIVLRDNLLPEVKPARIDKFLLVLNGRGTGWDVLSQKADEFRGHWKV, via the exons ATGTTAATCTCCCCGGCAAAGATTCACGCTTGTCTCAGTGCTCTCTTATCGTCAACGCCTACTTCAGGACCACATACAGCTCTTTTAATAACCCCACAAGGACAACTCATCTCCGCCGCTTCTATCccagaagatgaagatgaaaatgaagggtctggagaaggtgaagagggCGACGGTGTTGCCGAAACAGGAGGAATGATTGCAGAGGAATTGTATTTGGACCCTCCGGCGAGATTAAGGCTATTGCTCGGTTTGGCGAGCCAGTGGAATCAGGGTGAATCGCCAAAAATGGAGTGTGAG ATTGGTAGATTACACTTCACTTTCCTCCCATTACCACCTGCAGATGCTCCCTCGCCTATTGTCCTTAGGGATAACCTTTTACCGGAAGTGAAACCAGCCCGAATCGACAAATTTCTGCTTGTATTGAATGGAAGGGGTACTGGATGGGATGTTCTTAGCCAAAAG GCTGATGAGTTCAGGGGACACTGGAAAGTTTGA
- a CDS encoding WD repeat protein, putative (Similar to TIGR gene model, INSD accession AAW44810.1): MKSNFVFQNLCGTVYRQGNVVFTPDGNSVLSPVGNRVSVFDLVNNKSRTLPFENRKNIASIALSPDGSVLISIDEDGRALFVHFRKGTVLHHISFKRKVHHVSFSPDGKYIAITHGHMVQIWNTPSHLVREFAPFTLHREYTGHHDEVVSVCWSKTSRYFITTSRDMTARLYTINPLEGFQPKQFAGHRDVVLGAFFSQDEKTIYTVSRDGAVFVWKAKKGVSEEDSDIEMDILDAPTTSTSAANLALEHAVAYTRWGVHARYFFNQPGTKVICAIFHPKTSLLIVGFSSGVFGLWEMPEFTPVHTLSISNEKISSVAVSASGEWLAFGAAKLGQLLVWEWQSESYVLKQQGHYYDMNTLAFSPDGQNIATGGEDGKVKLWNASSGFCFVTFPEHTAAISTVEFAKQGQVLFSASLDGTVRAYDLIRYRNFRTFTSPTPVQFSALAVDPSGDVVCAGSQDSFEIYMWSVQTGKLLDILTGHTAPISGLAFSPTGNQLASSSWDRSIRLWPVFGRSRATEPIELSGEATALAFRPDGIEICASTLNGELTFIDVEEGQIKSVIEGRRDISGGRKVDDRLTAANNAASKYFNSVIYTADGACVLAGGSSKYVVLYDRAEGVMVKKFQISENLSLDGTQEMLDSRKMTEAGTMDSFDRQGEEEDLEDRLDSTLPGASKGDLSKRRYRREARTNCVRFSATGRSWAAASTEGLLIYSLDESTTFDPFDLSLDLTPESVMQTVANGDHLIALIMALRLSEKPLIQRVYESIPPSSIRLIARQLPGVYVTQFMKFISDHIENTPHVEFDLVWTAAMLTSHGKFLRERKGEMAATLRGLVRGLMGLEMSVAKISDENTFSLNYILSQTGKADQIEFEEGEGDAFILDVDGA, from the exons ATGAAGTCCAACTTCGTCTTTCAAAATCTCTGCGGTACCGTTTACAGGCAAGGAAATGTTGTCTTTACGCCCGATGGGAACTCTGTGTTAAGTCCAGTTGGGAACAGGGTTTCTGTGTTTGACCTGGTGAA TAACAAGTCAAGGACGTTGCCTTTTGAGAACAGGAAAAATATTGCTTCCATCGCTCTTTCTCCAGATGGCAGTGTACTAATCTCCATCGACGAAG ATGGACGAGCGCTATTTGTTCACTTTCGCAAGGGGACAGTTCTTCATCACATCTCCTTCAAGCGCAAAGTTCACCATGTTTCATTCTCTCCCGATGGCAAATACATTGCGATAACACATGGTCACATGGTGCAAATATGGAACACCCCTAGCCACTTGGTCCGAGAGTTTGCACCTTTTACTCTCCACAGGGAGTATACTGGTCATCACGACGAAGTTGTCAGTGTCTGCTGGTCCAAAACTTCAAG GTATTTTATCACTACCTCAAGAGATATGACTGCGAGGCTATACACCATTAACCCACTCGAAGGTTTCCAGCCTAAGCAATTTGCGGGGCATAGGGATGTTGTATTAGGAGCTTTTTTTTCTCAAGACGAGAAGACT ATTTACACCGTTTCTCGAGACGGTGCGGTGTTCGTATGGAAAGCAAAGAAGGGTGTCTCAGAGGAGGACTCCGATATTGAGATGGACATTCTTGACGCTCCGACCACTTCCACCTCCGCCGCCAACCTTGCTCTCGAGCATGCCGTCGCATACACTCGATGGGGTGTTCACGCTCGCTACTTCTTCAACCAGCCCGGTACAAAAGTTATTTGCGCTATTTTCCACCCCAAAACTTCCCTCCTCATCGTCGGCTTTTCCTCTGGTGTCTTTGGCTTGTGGGAGATGCCCGAATTCACCCCAGTGCATACGTTGTCGATCTCCAATGAAAAGATCTCTAGTGTAGCAGTATCTGCGTCGGGAGAATGGTTAGCGTTTGGGGCGGCTAAGCTTGGACAGTTGCTGGTTTGGGAATGGCAGAGTGAGAGTTACGTTCTTAAACAGCAAGGTCATTACTACGACATGAACACCTTGGCGTTTAGTCCTGATGGGCAAAACATTGCCACTGGGGGTGAAGATGGTAAGGTCAAGTTGTGGAATGCTTCAAGCGGCTTTTGCTTTGTGACCTTCCCCGAACACACTGCCGCCATCTCCACTGTTGAGTTTGCTAAGCAGGGACAAGTCTTATTCTCAGCATCCCTTGACGGTACTGTCCGCGCATACGACCTCATTCGATACCGTAACTTCCGGACATTTACTTCCCCCACCCCTGTCCAGTTCTCTGCCCTCGCTGTCGACCCATCAGGCGATGTGGTCTGTGCTGGATCCCAAGATTCCTTCGAGATCTACATGTGGTCCGTTCAAACCGGTAAACTGCTTGACATCCTCACTGGCCACACCGCTCCCATATCAGGCCTTGCCTTCTCCCCCACCGGTAATCAGTTGGCATCTTCCTCTTGGGATCGTTCTATCCGTTTATGGCCTGTCTTTGGGCGATCAAGAGCCACCGAACCGATTGAGCTTTCGGGCGAAGCAACTGCTTTGGCGTTCAGGCCTGACGGAATTGAGATCTGCGCTTCTACTTTGAACGGGGAATTGACCTTTatcgatgtggaagagGGTCAGATCAAATCTGTCATTGAAGGTCGAAGAGATATATCTGGAGGGAGAAAGGTGGATGACCGACTTACTGCTGCCAATAACGCGGCAAGCAAGTATTTCAACAGTGTTATCTACACTGCCGACGGTGCTTGTGTTTTGGCCGGTGGAAGCAGCAAGTATGTTGTTTTATACGATCGGGCGGAAGGCGTGATGGTGAAGAAGTTCCAGATTAGCGAAAATCTCAGCTTGGATGGTACGCAAGAGATGTTGGACTCGAGGAAAATGACGGAGGCAGGGACTATGGACTCATTTGACAGACAaggcgaggaggaggattTGGAAGATAGGCTGGACTCGACGTTGCCCGGTGCCAGCAAGGGTGATCTTTCCAAGAGACGGTATAGGCGGGAGGCCAGAACCAATTGTGTACGGTTTTCTGCCACTGGTCGGAGTTGGGCAGCGGCGAGCACAGAAGGCCTTTTGATATATTCTCTCGATGAGAGCACCACTTTCGACCCCTTTGACCTTTCGCTCGATCTGACACCCGAATCAGTCATGCAGACCGTCGCCAATGGCGACCACCTTATCGCTCTTATTATGGCTCTTCGACTTTCAGAAAAGCCTCTTATCCAAAGAGTATATGAATCTATACCTCCCTCATCAATCCGACTAATAGCCCGCCAATTACCTGGCGTGTACGTTACCCAGTTTATGAAATTCATCAGCGACCATATCGAGAATACTCCGCACGTGGAGTTTGATTTGGTGTGGACAGCTGCCATGTTGACTAGTCATGGCAAGTTCTTACgagagaggaagggagagaTGGCCGCAACGTTGAGAGGCTTGGTAAGGGGGTTGATGGGTTTAGAGATGAGCGTTGCCAAGAT ATCTGATGAGAACACATTTTCTCTTAATTACATCCTTTCTCAAACAGGCAAGGCTGATCAGATCGAatttgaagaaggcgaaggGGATGCGTTCATTTTGGACGTCGATGGCGCCTAG
- a CDS encoding ER to Golgi transport-related protein, putative (Similar to TIGR gene model, INSD accession AAW44808.1), whose protein sequence is MTEGHKVRRPLGERMLSNEDVYRDLKEHGFHKYATPGDNKDYAKLLERHLFEAKRQLERAKAKIERRDETIKRLSQTRQLPTDYKAGDLERKLEDLTNQHSALKTKYQNQVGDLELQNMKLQEELVLLRSSHQSSQNELDLLLKRQTQTLIDFDALRIVLADQKNKEITQKGDDQTLERRRIKWEGERSRMEMRIEELKESKERSDKKREELKLEVGKLKGQAKLSSKEIRALKEEVSQVKAANDSLEETIEACAISYCALHRNTIRIEEYRVLEQSYLETKSELWRWKLKNEIDTLDLERKRMEAGNLRERLKTVEDERMVLKAVIKDIEDDQQALRNEITEFALTIGNRNLWDFVADLSEVTPTPQDILSVTLNHIHLSSSYYTQQIETLNSANKSFTSKLSATTSNLSTCQSALADLRREHSDLRTRHSALEKAHESCDGVREELLATEKECMFRGQKIEGLEEDLQRMEIKSRDDAEKVKRANELVTRAKSAEQALDEEIQHLRKAYIEASQYQELYNDLQEQHGMILARETAAIEEAERLAMHNAELVGHSNDVQKLSYVEGVRREMALAKQELATTRHLLNNANDKIQTLENEIAAYKCVDAGLDGLNLGTSTRTRVVRRQPEGGQLTVSKIGRSISGPNGRH, encoded by the exons ATGACGGAGGGGCACAAAGTTCGCCGACCTCTGGGCGAGCGGATGCTGTCGAACGAAGATGTTTACAGAGACTT GAAGGAGCATGGATTTCATAAATATGCGACTCCAGGTGACAATAAGGACTATGCGAAGTTATTAGAAAGGCATCTTTTCGAAGCAAAACGTCAA CTTGAAAGGGCCAAAGCGAAAATTGAGAGGAGGGATGAAACCATCAAGAGATTGTCTCAGACTCGGCAGCTGCCAACCGATTACAAAGCTGGTGATCTTGAGAGAAAGTTGGAGGATCTGACGAATCAACATTCAGCTTTGAAAACTAAG TATCAGAACCAAGTAGGGGATCTGGAATTGCAAAATATGAAATTGCAAGAAGAACTTGTATTGCTTCGATCATCCCATCAGTCATCACAAAATGAACTCGATTTGCTTCTCAAACGACAGACCCAGACGCTCATCGACTTCGACGCCCTTCGAATTGTCTTAGCAGACCAAAAAAACAAAGAAATCACTCAGAAAGGCGATGACCAAACGCTTGAAAGAAGACGTATAAAGtgggagggagagagatCCAGGATGGAAATGAGGATAGAAGAGCTTAAGGAAAGTAAAGAAAGGTCCGACAAGAAGCGAGAAGAGCTGAAGTTGGAAGTGGGCAAATTGAAAGGCCAAGCGAAGCTATCTTCAAAGGAGATCAGGGCCCTCAAGGAGGAGGTTAGTCAGGTGAAGGCGGCCAACGACAGCCTTGAAGAGACGATTGAAGCTTGTGCAATCTCATACTGTGCTCTTCATCGAAACACAATCCGTATTGAAGAGTACCGAGTATTGGAACAATCCTACCTGGAGACGAAATCAGAATtgtggagatggaagctGAAGAATGAGATAGACACCCTGGACCTTgagaggaaaagaatgGAAGCAGGAAATCTTCGAGAGCGACTGAAAACTgtggaggatgagaggATGGTTTTGAAAGCGGTCATAAAAGACATCGAAGATGATCAACAGGCTTTGCGAAACGAAATAACGGAGTTCGCTTTAACTATCGGCAATAGGAACCTTTGGGATTTTGTTGCTGATCTCTCTGAGGTTACGCCGACCCCACAGGACATTCTCAGTGTTACACTCAACCACATCCATTTATCGTCGTCTTATTATACCCAACAAATCGAAACCCTTAATTCCGCCAACAAGTCGTTCACCTCTAAACTCTCAGCAACCACTTCCAACCTCTCTACCTGCCAGTCTGCCCTCGCTGATCTTCGACGAGAGCACAGCGACCTGAGAACTCGACATTCTGCTTTGGAGAAAGCACATGAGTCTTGCGATGGTGTGAGAGAAGAACTGCTCGCCACAGAAAAAGAATGTATGTTCAGGGGGCAAAAGATTGAAGGTCTAGAAGAAGACTTGCAAAGAATGGAGATAAAATCTAGAGATGACGCGGAGAAAGTGAAGAGGGCGAACGAGCTGGTGACTAGGGCCAAATCAGCAGAACAAGCGCTTGATGAAGAGATACAACA TCTTCGCAAAGCGTATATTGAAGCGTCTCAGTACCAAGAACTATACAATGATCTCCAAGAACAGCACGGAATGATCTTGGCTAGAGAAACAGCAGCCATCGAAGAAGCTGAACGGCTGGCAATGCACAATGCAGAGCTGGTTGGGCATTCCAACGATGTACAGAAGCTCAGCTACGTGGAGGGCGTAAGAAGGGAGATGGCACTAGCCAAGCAG GAACTGGCAACCACAAGGCATCTACTTAATAACGCCAATGACAAAATCCAAACCCTCGAAAATGAAATTGCGGCATACAAATGTGTCGATGCCGGTTTGGACGGCTTGAACCTGGGGACATCAACGCGAACAAGAGTGGTGAGGAGGCAGCCGGAAGGTGGACAATTGACTGTCTCGAAGATCGGACGGAGTATCTCGGGTCCTAATGGGAGGCATTAA
- a CDS encoding 40s ribosomal protein s23, putative (Similar to TIGR gene model, INSD accession AAW44805.1): MGSNKPRGLQAARKLRTSRRENRWADKNYKKRALGKFYKTSPTGGSSHAKGIVLEKVGVEAKQPNSAIRKCVRVQLIKNGKKVTAFVPNDGCLNFTDENDEVLISGFGRRGKAKGDIPGVRFKVVKVAGVGLLALWKEKK, encoded by the exons ATGGGTAGCAACAAGCCTAGGGGTCTGCAGGCCGCTCGAAAGCTCCGTACTTCTCGAAGGGAGAACCGATGGGCCGACAAGAACTACAAGAAGCGAGCTCTCGGCAAGTTCTACAAGACCTCCCCCACCGGTGGTTCTTCCCACGCCAAGGGTATCGTTTTGGAGAAA GTCGGTGTTGAGGCCAAGCAGCCCAACTCTGCTATCCGAAAGTGTGTTCGAGTTCAGCTCATCAAGAACGGCAAGAAGGTCACCGCTTTCGTCCCCAACGACGGATGTTTGAACTTC ACCGACGAGAACGACGAGGTCCTCATCTCCGGTTTCGGTCGACGAGGAAAGGCCAAGGGTGATATTCCTGGTGTCCGATTCAAGGTCGTCAAGGTTGCTGGTGTCGGTCTTCTTGCTCTctggaaggagaagaagtga